The sequence CGAAACTAACAAAGAGTTTCTCTCCCACCTTAACCTTGCACACAATCCTTTAACAAATTAATTAATCCTAATGAATTAacacttcatttatttaaacGCGCTACAGTTCATGAATTAAATTTTCATGCAGTGATTAAAGGCTGTTAAAATATGCATGATTTCGTTAAAATTTTATAATAAATCAGGGCAATGTGTTACATGACAAGGCAACTACTTCCCAGCCCCTCGCTTTGATTCGCGCCGGGAGGGGGGGCTCCGAGCCCCATtttggcagctggggggggggggggcctggacgtggccagcagccccccccgagcccctctGAGCCCCTCGTCCTTCACCGGGACCCCCACGGAGCCGGTGCTGAGGACGAGCGTGGGCCGGGAGGGGTTTTGTCGGAGGGGGGGCACCGCTGAAGAGGGGGGGGCGAGGAAGAAGTTTGGTAGCCACAGACTGCAGGGCTCCCCACCGGCCCCCTGCCTTCCCGAAAGGGACGTCGCCAGCCACCTTGGGACACCAATCACCACCGAGCGTTTCAATTTTTAATATGACAACACTCTACACTTTGGCTGCAAAAGCAATTATTGCAGCTTGTACATCAGTAATTAGCAGGTCTTTGCTGATGTAAGGAAAGTCCTCATTAGGACATGGAAATACTTTTTGTGCATTCACCcaaagggttatttttttttttccttcagaaggtTGATTTTTATCATCTAAAGGGAAAATAGCTTTTACACTAAATGGGATATTGACTTTCCGTGAACTTCACCAAATAACACATGTACTGTAGGTTTTCTCTCGGTGCTCTCACTGACACTCGGGGTAGGACAAATACCGCGACtgtaaaaaatgcaaagctaaTGTTTGgtggaataaaaatatccagGAGGTTTACAGTGAGTGGTTCTATAAACTCCACAttgacttcttttttaaaagtcaggTTGTATAGCAAACTCTGATCAGACGTTAATACTTAATATCCCAGGCTTTAGTATATTCATCTTTGGGGAATCctaaaaagagaaatcaaataCAATGGGTTACAGTAATTAATTTATAAATCGTTTCACTGTGGGAATAAGGGGTTACTTTATTACTTTCTCGAGATAGGCAGTTCAGTCAATTAAGGAAATCTGCCTATTCCTTGCGTTGGAAGCCGGAGAAAACTGCGGGAGACAAGTGGATGCATTACACGCAGATCTATGCCTCCTGTACCGAGCATCTTGGGCCGTAAGAGCAGGGGAGGGGCGGCAAGGGGGGGCAGCGCTCCCGGCCTTTGCGCTTCCCGCTCCCGAAATCATGGTCGGGAAATGTCCCAGGGACTGCGAAGGGAAGTTTTTGCTCTAGGGCTTGGAAAGCGACGAGCCGGGCAGAGCGAGCGCTATctggagggaaaataaaaattatagtgAAGATtatgaaattaataataataatgataataataatacctctccccctccatggcctctgcctcctcctcgcCGCACCGCAGACAAAAAGTCCAAAAGTTCCCAAAACTTCCCAGCGCAGCCTGTGGCAGCGGGAAGCCCCCGGGGGACGCCGCCCCGACCCCCtcgggttttgggggtccctttCCCCAGCGCCGCAGTTCCTGCGGGTGCTGCAGGCCAGCGAAAGGACGGGCTGCTCggcccccctttttttttttttttataattatcattattattcgGGAGCTGGGCTCTTCCCAGCAACTTGGCGAAAGGTGGTGGTGCCTCCcgccttcctcttcctcccctccccttccccaggagACTTTCTCTTTGCAAGGTACGGTAGCTTAGAAATAGCTGGAATAAGTCACgactttaaaaaagaaggaaaaaaaaaaagggaaaaagaagaaatgaagaaagaaatccGCATGAGGTGTTACTTGGCTGCCCTGCTGCAATGGTTTCGGTAAATAAGGGGAGCCCAGGAGCGGTGTCTCTGCCTCCGGTGCCCCTCTCCGAGGCGAGCTGCATGCAGGCATCCCAGGGGAGGCGGTAATGGATGGAGACCTGGCTCCCTCTCGCCCAAGTAATTGGCACTCGTTCCCTGCTTCCTCTCGGGCTGGccggggagctggggaagggttTATGCGGGCTCGACTCGTGCTCGCCCTTTCGGCCGCCCACACGCCCAGGGGGAGGCCGGCAGGAGCCAtccggagccccccggggccgccgcagTCCCCGGCGGCTCCACCTGCCCCGGGGGACGGGGCCCTCCCCGCATCGCTCCCCGGGGTTTGGGCTCCGAGCTTTCACAAAACCGTAAGGCGGCTGAAAGGATAACAAGAATCTGCTCTAAAACAGGGCGGTAGCCCCAAATGTCACTTGGAAATGGAAGAGTGGGTTGTTGGCTCTACTGTCGCTCTCCAGGACCGTTTCAGTCAAACGGGAAAGTGCTCGAAGAAtgaaacacagagagagagagagaaaggagaggagagaaagacagagaaaaagaaagagagaaagagagagaaaggagaaaaaaagagaaaaaagagaaagagagaaagagagagagtgagaaagagagaaagagagaaagagagaaagagagagagagaaagagagaaagaagaaagagagaaagagagaaagagagaaagagagagagagaaagagagaaagagagaaagagagaaagtttttttctcagactacttttctttttcttttcaggctgAAACTTTGCAAGTAGGAATCGACTTGTTTCTTGCATCTAGAGTTTCCCCCTTAGCAAgagagaaaggggggggggaagaggaagagagagggaaggaaggaaggaaggaaggaaggaaggaaggaaggaaggaaggaaggaaggaaggaaggaaggaaggaaggaaggaaggaaggaaggaaggaaggaaggaaggaaggaaggaaggaaggaaggaaggaaggaaaaagagaaagagaaagagagagagagagagagagagagagagaaagaaagaaaaagaaagaaagaaagaaagaaagaaagaaagaaagagaaagaaagaagaaagaaagaaagaaagaaagaaagaaagaaagaaagaaagaaagaaagaaagaaagaaagaaagaaagaaagaaagaaagaaagaaagaaagaaagaaagaaagaaagaaagaatctgTCTGTGactgctttcctcttcagatCACGCCGTTTTGGTTTGGCAACTTGGTTTTCCCAcggtggaggagcaggggctcGCAGGGGAGCAGCGAGCAGACAGACAGGCACGCACCGCCTCCCCTGAGCAGCGCTCCCCGTGCAGCAGGCTCCTGGCGGGCCGAGAGACCGCCGCAAGCGGAGCCCGACACAACAGCTACACGGGGAGGGGAACACGAAGCCGTGCGGGCACCACCGGCCTCCTCAAAGCCGTGCCCGTCACCGGGACCCTTCTCCAGGTGCAAGCCTGGGAAGCAGCAAGTCCTCCGCGCAGCGCCCCGCTCAGCCCCTCCTGGCAGCCACAGGTGCCGCCGCTGCGAAGGGTGCGAGCGCTGCGGGGGATGCAACAAGGCGCGGGGAGGCAgggagcggggggcggcgggagggaaaagaggaggaggaggaggaggaggaggaggaggggaaggaggaggaggaggaggaggaagggggggagacAGCTGATGCCTGTCAAAGCCGGAGCCGCCGCGCTCTCGCGAGAGCCCGCCCGGCTGTAGCCACGGGATGCGGGGCTCAGGTGCGCGCAGAGCGCAGCGCAGCGCGCCCGGCGCCGGGCAGCGGCAGGCAGCGGAGTGAGGAGAGGCGGGGGCCGCAGGGAGCCcaccccagccccggccccggccacCCCGGCAGAGGCGGCCGAGGGGGCAGGGTCCCCGGAgccgccgccaccaccgccgccgccgccgcctccgccgccgtcGTcggcttccccccccctccccgagccccgtCGGGAGGAGAGCGCCCCGAGAGCACTTTTGCCCCGACTTGAGGAGTGTTTGTGGATTTACATGCCAAGCCTTCAAGATGATGTCCATGAACAGCAAGCAGCCGCATTTTGCCATGCATCCCACCCTACCTGAGCACAAATACCCCTCTCTACACTCCAGCTCGGAAGCAATAAGAAGAGCATGTCTACCAACTCCACCGGTAAGGgacaggcagctgcagccctcttcttccttctcttttcctccttcttgttctgttctttctttctttctttctttctctgttatgCATGCACgcactctttctctctctctccctctctctctctctctttcctgtaCACtgcatgtatgtgtatgtgcattAATAAAAAAACCGCTGCGAGGCACATTTTGACAAGCGGCgcttaatgtttttttcatgtcttcctCTGCAATCATCTGAGCGCCTGTGATCTTTTTTGAAAGCGGTGTTCACACGAGTCTCCGACTTCATCCACTTTCTGTATTAATTTTTATGACTCGGCCTCTGAAAAGGAATGCGCTTTATGTGCTCTTGTGTTTGACATAATTCCCCAGCTGAGAGTTACAGATctgtttcttctcctccctcctcttcttcttcttcttttcccccctttcttcttctttcctccttttttccttttcatttgtcCCCTTcgctcctctcttttttttttttccggatCCTCCCCCGGCCGACCCttgtcttcttctttttctccttcgCTCCCTCTCGTTGCCGTCCCCCGTCCCTCTCCcgtccctctcccctcccctgccccttccccgcgctgccccccgctcgctcgccccctccccaccctccgCATGCCGACCCCGGCTCCCCGCCCGGTCCCCTCGAACTCCCTCGCCCCCCTCTCCCTTCGGGGGCTCCCCCCCGTCCTCCCCCGTCCCCCGGCCGCCGGTCGCCCCCCGTGTGCCCCGCGGCGCCCTCCCCGCACCCCGCTCTGTTTTGTGTCCctttgcagctgcagagcaatATCTTCGCCAGCCTCGATGAGACCCTGCTGGCGCGGGCCGAGGCTCTGGCCGCCGTCGACATCGCCGTGTCGCAGGGCAAGAGCCACCCCTTCAAGCCCGACGCCACCTACCACACCATGAACAGCGTGCCCtgcacctccacctccaccgtGCCCCTGgcgcaccaccaccaccaccaccaccaccaccaccaggcgCTGGAGCCCGGCGACCTCCTCGACCACATCACCTCCCCGGCCCTGGCCCTCATgcccgccggggggggcggcggagccggcggcggcggcggccacgacggggcgggcggcggcggcggcggggccggcggcggcggcgggggaggcggcggcggcggcggcggcggcggcgggggcggcgggggcctcATCTCGTCGTCGGCCCACCCGCACCCGCACATGCACGGCCTGGGCCACCTCTCGCACCCGGCCGCCATGAACATGCCGTCGGGGCTGCCGCACCCGGGGCTGGTGGCCGCGCACCACGGCGCGGCGGGGCAGGTGGCCTCGGCGGCGGCCGTGGTGGGGGCGGCCGGCTTGGCCTCCATCTGCGACTCGGACACGGACCCGCGGGAGCTGGAGGCCTTCGCCGAGCGCTTCAAGCAGCGCCGCATCAAGCTGGGGGTGACCCAGGCCGACGTGGGCTCGGCGCTGGCCAACCTGAAGATCCCGGGCGTGGGCTCGCTCAGCCAGAGCACCATCTGCCGCTTCGAGTCGCTCACCCTGTCCCACAACAACATGATCGCCCTCAAGCCCATCCTGCAGGCCTGGCTGGAGGAGGCCGAGGGCGCCCAGCgggaaaaaatgaacaagccCGAGCTCTTCAACGGGGGCGAGAAGAAGCGCAAGCGGACTTCCATCGCCGCCCCGGAGAAGCGCTCCCTGGAGGCTTACTTCGCCGTCCAGCCCCGGCCCTCCTCCGAGAAGATCGCCGCCATCGCCGAGAAATTGGACCTCAAAAAGAACGTGGTGCGGGTTTGGTTTTGCAACCAGAGACAGAAGCAGAAACGGATGAAGTTTTCCGCCacctactaaaaaaaaagaaaaaaaaaaaaaagaggggagggggccgggaggggcggCTCCGGCTGCGGGGAGAGGGAccgtgggtttttttttgggggggtacAGGCGGGGACCGCCGCTGTCCCCCGCGAGGCCATGGGAAGCTGCCGGGGACCGAGGGACGATGTAGAAATAAACGCGAAGTACTCGAAGAGAgggggtgcggggaggggggggggaggggcgggggggggtgggatgcGGGGGGAGCCGCTCTCAATTATTAAAACGCAAAGACGCCGGGACACCACCgagaagcaggaggagggaggaggtgaaAATGCTCTAGGAAGCCGCGGGGGTCACTTctgcagccccatccccctctcccccttctccccccccctcccccggacccccccctcCTCCGGCAGAAAGTGGGAGAAAGAGCAACTTAGAGCGTAaccacacagacacacacaccaATAAATACCGTGACAGCAACAGCCACAAACCGACCAACCTAAGTCACaactttcaaaggaaaacaaaaaaatccgAACAACAAACCCGAAGGCGAAAACTGTCGGTGACGATGCTACTacgtttgttttgctttgggtCTCTTTGcgttgcttttcctttcttaagagttttctttcttttcccttcgCTCGGTAAAGGAGGACGGcggtgggggctgtggggttgctCGGTTTGGGGGCGGCTTTTGTCTTTGGTTCTGGTTGTTTGGCGTTGgtttatactttttttcttttggttggttttgtgattttgcttttgtttatttatttatttttcctcgAGTGCTGTTTTCCGCGAGGCTTTGGCGATGGGTCTTGTCTGCGCCGGGGTAGCGGAGggagccgggctggggccgggaCTTGGGGCAGGGGCCGGATCCGTGCCTGCCCCTCGGTGCGGGGCACCCGGAGCGCAGCCGCTCGGGGGCAGCCCCTTTGctccccgctgctgccgccgtACCCCCAGAAGTTACTTCCGAGCCCCTTTGTCTCTGCGGGGTTGGCgttccctcccctgccccagcggggatgctccctccgctccccctAACCCCGAGAGGAGGTGCAGAGAGCTCCGGCAG comes from Anser cygnoides isolate HZ-2024a breed goose chromosome 1, Taihu_goose_T2T_genome, whole genome shotgun sequence and encodes:
- the POU4F1 gene encoding POU domain, class 4, transcription factor 1 yields the protein MMSMNSKQPHFAMHPTLPEHKYPSLHSSSEAIRRACLPTPPLQSNIFASLDETLLARAEALAAVDIAVSQGKSHPFKPDATYHTMNSVPCTSTSTVPLAHHHHHHHHHHQALEPGDLLDHITSPALALMPAGGGGGAGGGGGHDGAGGGGGGAGGGGGGGGGGGGGGGGGGGGLISSSAHPHPHMHGLGHLSHPAAMNMPSGLPHPGLVAAHHGAAGQVASAAAVVGAAGLASICDSDTDPRELEAFAERFKQRRIKLGVTQADVGSALANLKIPGVGSLSQSTICRFESLTLSHNNMIALKPILQAWLEEAEGAQREKMNKPELFNGGEKKRKRTSIAAPEKRSLEAYFAVQPRPSSEKIAAIAEKLDLKKNVVRVWFCNQRQKQKRMKFSATY